The following proteins are co-located in the uncultured Tolumonas sp. genome:
- a CDS encoding L-threonylcarbamoyladenylate synthase, with product MSQFFVVHPVNPQTRLISQAVGILRQGGVIVYPTDSGYALGCMMGDKSALEKICRIRQLEDEHNFTLLCNDLSELSVYAKIDNTAFRLIKNNTPGAYTFILKATKEVPRRLMNEKKKTIGIRVPTNNIAQALLTELGEPLMSSTLILPGQGLAEADPEEFRGQLEKVVDLIIDGGTQGAQPTTVIDFSDDEPKVVRFGAGDPTPFE from the coding sequence ATGAGTCAATTTTTTGTTGTTCATCCGGTTAACCCACAAACGCGTCTGATTTCTCAGGCGGTGGGCATTTTGCGTCAAGGCGGTGTGATCGTTTATCCCACCGATTCTGGTTATGCACTGGGTTGCATGATGGGCGATAAGAGTGCGCTGGAAAAAATCTGTCGCATTCGTCAGTTGGAAGATGAGCATAATTTTACGTTGTTGTGTAACGATCTTTCGGAGTTGTCGGTGTATGCCAAAATTGATAATACCGCCTTCCGCCTTATTAAAAATAATACACCCGGCGCCTATACTTTTATTCTGAAAGCGACCAAAGAAGTGCCACGTCGCCTGATGAACGAAAAAAAGAAAACGATCGGTATCCGTGTACCGACCAATAACATTGCCCAAGCGTTATTAACCGAGTTGGGTGAACCATTAATGTCCAGCACCTTGATCCTTCCTGGTCAGGGGTTGGCAGAAGCGGATCCGGAAGAGTTCCGCGGACAGCTGGAAAAAGTCGTTGATCTGATTATTGATGGCGGAACGCAAGGCGCACAGCCGACCACCGTTATCGATTTCTCGGATGATGAGCCTAAAGTAGTACGCTTCGGTGCCGGAGATCCGACACCGTTTGAATGA
- the rluB gene encoding 23S rRNA pseudouridine(2605) synthase RluB: MSEKLQKVLARAGVGSRREMETVISEGRVSVNGKIATLGDRVDASAAIRVDGHQITVPSVTDVICRVLAYHKPEGEVCTRHDPEGRPTVFDRLPRIKDSRWVAVGRLDVNTSGLLLFTTDGELANRLMHPSHEVEREYAVRVFGEVTEGMLQKLRHGVQLEDGPAKFDKITAGGGEGLNQWYNVTLCEGRNREVRRLWESLEVQVSRLMRIRYGDIKLDKTLPRGGWAELELPQVNYLRKMVGLPPEERSKVFGADDRRSEFKQAAQIRRAVRRHRERSILQGEEVVGETPTIPRTKAPRAAAPVKSQRDDDVSWENARQRLRDGEPRKARPNANNRQRITRAGKTGR, from the coding sequence ATGAGCGAAAAACTGCAAAAAGTACTGGCTCGAGCGGGTGTTGGTTCCCGTCGTGAGATGGAGACAGTGATTAGTGAAGGCCGTGTCAGTGTGAACGGCAAAATAGCGACACTGGGCGATCGTGTAGACGCGAGCGCTGCGATCCGCGTTGATGGTCATCAAATTACCGTACCATCGGTAACAGATGTGATCTGTCGCGTGCTGGCTTATCACAAGCCAGAAGGGGAAGTATGTACCCGTCATGATCCGGAAGGTCGTCCGACGGTGTTTGACCGTCTGCCGCGCATCAAAGATTCACGCTGGGTGGCCGTTGGGCGTCTGGACGTCAACACATCAGGCCTGTTGCTGTTCACCACCGACGGTGAATTGGCGAACCGTCTGATGCACCCAAGTCACGAAGTTGAACGTGAATATGCGGTGCGTGTGTTCGGTGAAGTGACCGAAGGCATGTTGCAGAAGTTACGTCATGGCGTGCAACTGGAAGATGGCCCGGCGAAATTTGATAAAATTACTGCTGGTGGCGGTGAGGGCTTGAACCAGTGGTACAACGTGACTCTGTGTGAAGGCCGTAATCGTGAAGTTCGCCGTTTGTGGGAATCACTGGAAGTGCAGGTTAGCCGTCTGATGCGTATCCGTTATGGTGACATCAAACTGGACAAAACCTTACCACGCGGTGGCTGGGCTGAGTTAGAACTGCCACAAGTGAACTATCTGCGTAAGATGGTGGGGTTACCGCCAGAAGAGCGCAGCAAGGTGTTTGGTGCTGATGATCGTCGCAGTGAGTTTAAACAAGCTGCACAGATCCGTCGTGCGGTACGTCGTCACCGCGAACGGAGTATTTTGCAAGGCGAGGAAGTGGTTGGTGAAACCCCAACAATTCCACGCACTAAAGCTCCACGTGCTGCTGCGCCCGTGAAAAGCCAGCGTGATGACGATGTGAGCTGGGAAAATGCCCGTCAGCGTCTTCGTGATGGCGAACCACGTAAAGCACGCCCGAATGCCAATAACCGTCAGCGTATTACCCGTGCAGGTAAAACAGGTCGTTGA
- the queC gene encoding 7-cyano-7-deazaguanine synthase QueC: protein MNQTKRKAVVVFSGGQDSTTCLLYAVQQYDEVHAITFDYGQRHVQEIEVARQIAADLGLAAHKVLDVGLLNELAVSALTRDAIPVSNDLQENGLPNTFVPGRNILFLTLAAIYAYQVGADTVITGVCETDFSGYPDCRDEFVKALNHAVKLGMERDVKFETPLMWLNKAETWALADKIGRLDYVRQKTLTCYNGVIGDGCGECPACKLRAKGLHDYQQAPDAVMATLDSKLN from the coding sequence ATGAACCAGACTAAACGTAAAGCTGTAGTAGTATTCAGTGGTGGGCAAGATAGCACGACCTGCCTACTCTATGCTGTGCAGCAATATGATGAAGTGCATGCGATCACATTTGATTATGGTCAGCGCCATGTGCAGGAAATTGAAGTCGCCCGTCAGATCGCGGCTGATTTAGGTTTAGCTGCACACAAAGTGCTGGATGTCGGTCTGCTCAATGAGCTGGCCGTTTCTGCGCTGACACGTGATGCGATCCCGGTCAGTAATGATCTGCAGGAAAATGGTCTGCCGAATACATTTGTACCGGGCCGTAATATTCTGTTTCTGACCTTAGCGGCGATTTATGCTTATCAGGTGGGTGCTGACACCGTGATCACGGGTGTTTGTGAGACCGATTTCTCCGGTTACCCTGATTGCCGCGATGAGTTTGTTAAAGCGCTAAATCATGCAGTTAAGCTGGGTATGGAACGTGATGTTAAGTTTGAAACCCCACTAATGTGGCTTAACAAAGCGGAAACCTGGGCTCTGGCGGATAAAATCGGTCGTCTAGACTATGTGCGGCAGAAAACCCTGACTTGCTATAACGGCGTGATTGGCGATGGTTGTGGTGAATGCCCAGCCTGTAAATTACGCGCGAAAGGTCTGCATGATTATCAGCAGGCACCTGATGCGGTTATGGCGACATTAGATAGCAAATTGAACTGA
- a CDS encoding GAF domain-containing protein, translating into MQQLQGEIVQQVSGLVSGEPDLIANLSNVSALLNQHLSDINWVGFYIMRDGELVLGPFQGKVACIRIPVGRGVCGTAVATRETQRIDDVHAFPGHIACDGASNSELVVPIIVNDNVVAVLDIDSPKHARFTVEVQQEIEAVVEVLTTLNW; encoded by the coding sequence ATGCAGCAATTACAAGGTGAGATCGTTCAACAGGTTTCTGGTTTAGTCAGCGGTGAACCAGATTTAATTGCCAACTTATCGAATGTCAGCGCGTTACTGAACCAACACTTATCCGATATCAATTGGGTGGGCTTTTACATCATGCGTGATGGTGAATTAGTGTTAGGGCCATTTCAGGGGAAAGTCGCCTGCATCCGTATTCCTGTTGGTCGCGGTGTGTGTGGCACGGCGGTCGCGACACGCGAGACGCAGCGGATTGATGATGTGCATGCCTTCCCCGGTCATATCGCTTGCGATGGCGCCAGTAATTCCGAATTAGTGGTGCCGATCATCGTTAATGATAACGTCGTGGCAGTGCTGGATATCGATAGCCCGAAACATGCGCGTTTTACCGTGGAAGTTCAGCAAGAAATAGAAGCGGTTGTTGAGGTATTAACAACGCTGAATTGGTAG
- a CDS encoding XRE family transcriptional regulator produces MQELTQHIAATLQLLRKQRSWSLDKAAQATGVSKAMLGQIERGESSPTVATLWKIATGFQTSFSTFLEPSAAPQTLWLGDSATEINHMTGGNIAAKAIIPFDPTFGFELLQVTLPAGIEYHSAAHANGVTEHVIPLNGALEVLIEGQWQQLTVGDAVRFDASKAHGYRNHSNSEVKFHNLICYK; encoded by the coding sequence ATGCAGGAATTGACTCAACACATTGCCGCGACGTTACAGTTGTTACGCAAACAACGAAGCTGGAGTCTGGATAAAGCAGCGCAAGCTACCGGTGTAAGTAAAGCGATGCTGGGGCAAATTGAACGCGGTGAATCAAGCCCGACTGTCGCAACCTTATGGAAAATTGCGACCGGATTTCAAACCTCGTTTTCTACCTTTCTCGAACCATCCGCGGCACCACAAACGCTGTGGTTGGGTGATAGTGCGACCGAAATAAACCATATGACAGGTGGAAATATCGCCGCCAAAGCGATCATCCCTTTTGATCCAACATTTGGCTTTGAGTTATTACAAGTCACATTACCCGCCGGCATTGAATATCACTCAGCCGCACATGCTAATGGCGTAACAGAGCATGTTATTCCGCTCAATGGTGCATTAGAGGTGTTGATTGAAGGTCAGTGGCAACAATTAACGGTAGGCGATGCAGTGCGGTTCGATGCATCGAAAGCTCACGGTTATCGGAATCACTCGAACAGCGAGGTGAAGTTTCATAATTTGATTTGTTATAAGTAA
- a CDS encoding benzoate/H(+) symporter BenE family transporter, protein MRFALSLPVAGFVANLVGFSSSVALIFQAANSMTGANAQLTSSWLFALCIGSGLSTLILSFYYRQPILTAWSTPGAALLISSLQGVTPALATGAFLFSALLVSLCGVTGLFARLMHKIPTALASAMLAGVLVRFGMKVFEQMPLQPVLIISMLLVYLLAKRFYPRYAILFVLVVGSAVAWQQGLLQANTQPLTFVSPIFTSPSFDLATLLGVGLPLFIVTMASQNLPGIAVMRANGYQAPVSASLNVTGIINLLLAPFGCYAINLAAITAAICMGPEAHEDSTQRYKAAAFAGVGYLIAGVFGASIVTLFAILPSALIMGVAGIALFGTIGASLHAALHDEHQREAALLTFLVTASGLSLWGIGSAFWGLVVGVLVMMCYRKR, encoded by the coding sequence ATGCGGTTTGCATTAAGTTTACCAGTCGCCGGATTTGTGGCTAATCTGGTCGGGTTCAGTAGTTCGGTTGCATTGATTTTCCAAGCAGCCAACAGCATGACCGGCGCGAATGCACAGTTAACTAGTTCGTGGTTGTTTGCGCTGTGTATTGGTTCTGGGTTAAGCACGCTGATTTTGTCGTTTTATTATCGTCAGCCAATTTTAACGGCGTGGTCGACACCGGGTGCAGCTTTGCTGATCAGCAGCTTACAAGGCGTAACTCCTGCGCTGGCAACCGGTGCGTTTTTGTTTTCCGCATTATTGGTCTCTCTGTGTGGTGTCACCGGCCTGTTTGCCCGACTGATGCATAAGATCCCGACGGCATTGGCCTCTGCAATGTTAGCTGGTGTGCTGGTACGCTTTGGTATGAAAGTGTTTGAACAGATGCCTCTCCAGCCCGTGCTCATCATCAGTATGTTGTTGGTCTATCTCTTGGCGAAGCGGTTTTACCCGCGTTATGCGATCTTGTTTGTGTTGGTGGTTGGCAGTGCGGTGGCGTGGCAACAAGGGCTGTTGCAAGCTAATACTCAGCCACTGACATTTGTATCCCCAATTTTCACATCGCCATCGTTTGATCTCGCCACGTTACTTGGTGTTGGTTTACCACTGTTTATTGTCACCATGGCCTCGCAGAATTTACCGGGTATTGCGGTGATGAGAGCGAACGGTTATCAGGCTCCTGTATCCGCCTCGTTGAATGTGACCGGTATTATCAATTTACTATTAGCGCCTTTTGGTTGTTACGCCATTAATCTGGCTGCGATCACGGCAGCAATTTGTATGGGGCCGGAAGCGCATGAAGATTCAACACAGCGTTATAAAGCCGCAGCGTTTGCGGGTGTTGGTTATCTGATTGCGGGGGTGTTTGGGGCCAGTATTGTGACCTTGTTTGCCATCTTGCCGAGCGCATTGATTATGGGTGTGGCGGGCATTGCGTTGTTTGGCACGATAGGGGCGAGTTTGCATGCAGCTTTGCATGATGAGCATCAGCGGGAAGCAGCTTTACTGACATTTCTGGTGACTGCCAGTGGGTTGAGTTTGTGGGGAATTGGTTCGGCGTTCTGGGGGCTGGTGGTTGGGGTTTTAGTCATGATGTGCTACCGAAAACGGTAG
- the suhB gene encoding inositol-1-monophosphatase — MHPMLNIAVRAARSAGQVIVKNFADPSKIETMQKAMNDFVTNVDREAENVIIQTIRKSYPDHSIVAEESGLSSGKDADYQWIIDPLDGTTNFVKGIPHFAVSIALRIKGRTEVGVVYDPIRDELFTASRGAGAQLNGYRLRCGNAKDLDGCVLATAFPHRHRHHYQSFLTMFNNIFQECADIRRAGAASLDLAYVAAGRMDGYWELGLKPWDLAAGELIAREAGAIATDFAGGHNYDNSGNIVCGNPRVVKALLAKIREELPESLAK; from the coding sequence ATGCATCCCATGCTGAATATTGCTGTCCGCGCAGCCCGTAGTGCTGGTCAGGTTATTGTGAAAAATTTTGCTGACCCAAGCAAAATTGAAACCATGCAAAAGGCTATGAACGACTTTGTAACTAACGTCGATCGTGAAGCGGAAAACGTGATCATTCAGACGATCAGAAAATCTTATCCTGACCACAGCATCGTGGCAGAAGAAAGTGGTTTGAGCAGCGGTAAAGACGCTGATTACCAATGGATCATCGACCCACTGGATGGCACTACCAATTTTGTGAAAGGCATTCCGCATTTCGCTGTTTCTATTGCCTTACGCATCAAAGGCCGCACCGAAGTCGGCGTGGTTTATGACCCAATCCGTGATGAACTGTTTACCGCTTCCCGTGGTGCTGGCGCACAGCTGAACGGTTACCGTCTGCGTTGTGGCAATGCTAAAGATCTGGACGGTTGTGTATTAGCTACTGCGTTCCCGCATCGTCACCGTCACCATTACCAATCTTTCCTGACTATGTTTAACAACATCTTCCAGGAATGTGCTGATATTCGCCGCGCCGGTGCTGCCAGCCTGGATCTGGCGTATGTGGCTGCTGGCCGCATGGATGGTTACTGGGAATTAGGTCTGAAACCATGGGATCTGGCTGCTGGTGAGCTGATTGCGCGTGAAGCCGGTGCTATTGCGACCGATTTTGCCGGTGGTCATAACTATGACAACAGCGGCAACATCGTTTGTGGTAACCCACGCGTTGTTAAAGCGCTGTTGGCAAAAATCCGCGAAGAGTTACCAGAGTCGCTGGCTAAATAA
- a CDS encoding YfhL family 4Fe-4S dicluster ferredoxin yields the protein MCEPECPNQAIYMGDKVYEIMPDRCTECVGFYEEPTCVRVCPINCIITDPAHQESELELLI from the coding sequence ATGTGCGAGCCGGAATGTCCGAATCAGGCCATTTATATGGGCGATAAGGTATATGAAATTATGCCGGATCGCTGTACCGAATGTGTGGGCTTCTATGAGGAGCCCACCTGTGTGCGGGTGTGTCCGATCAACTGCATTATCACTGATCCGGCACATCAAGAATCAGAACTTGAATTACTTATATAA
- the rdgC gene encoding recombination-associated protein RdgC, whose translation MWFKNLQLYRFTRPFEHDADSLEKMLQSHLFTPCGSQEMSKFGWISPLGKHAEVLVHEVQGQLLLCAKKEEKMLPAAVIKDMLQEKIDDMEAAQGRALKKKEKESLKEEILYTLLPRAFPRSSQTFLWINAAENYLVVDAGSSKKADDVLSLLRKCTGSLPVVPFALLNPPEITMTEWLNAGAAPAGFTLEDEAELRSALEHGGIIRCKEQDLVCDEIKSHLLADKMVTKLALNWSDTVSFVLSDDLSIKRLKFSEELREQNEDVVSEDQVARMDADFALMTGELAKFVPELVAALGGEKAE comes from the coding sequence ATGTGGTTTAAAAACCTGCAACTGTACCGCTTTACTCGTCCTTTCGAACACGATGCTGACAGCCTGGAAAAGATGCTACAAAGCCATCTGTTTACGCCCTGCGGTAGTCAGGAGATGAGCAAATTCGGTTGGATTTCCCCATTGGGAAAACACGCAGAAGTATTGGTGCATGAAGTGCAAGGGCAGTTGCTGTTATGTGCTAAAAAGGAAGAAAAAATGCTGCCCGCTGCCGTCATCAAAGACATGCTGCAGGAAAAAATCGATGATATGGAAGCAGCACAAGGTCGGGCACTGAAGAAAAAAGAGAAAGAATCACTGAAAGAAGAGATCCTGTATACACTGTTGCCGCGTGCCTTCCCGCGTTCCAGCCAGACCTTCTTGTGGATCAATGCGGCGGAAAACTATCTGGTCGTCGATGCAGGTTCATCGAAAAAAGCCGACGACGTATTATCGCTGTTGCGTAAATGCACCGGCAGTCTGCCCGTTGTGCCGTTTGCGCTGTTAAACCCGCCAGAAATCACCATGACCGAATGGCTGAATGCCGGAGCCGCACCGGCTGGTTTTACGTTGGAAGATGAAGCCGAACTGCGTTCCGCACTGGAGCACGGCGGCATCATCCGCTGTAAAGAACAAGATCTGGTGTGTGATGAAATCAAATCGCATCTGTTAGCCGATAAAATGGTGACTAAACTGGCACTGAACTGGTCAGACACCGTCAGTTTTGTGTTGAGTGATGACCTATCGATTAAGCGTCTGAAATTCAGTGAAGAACTGCGTGAACAAAATGAAGATGTGGTGTCGGAAGATCAAGTCGCCCGCATGGATGCCGACTTTGCACTGATGACCGGTGAATTAGCGAAATTCGTTCCCGAGCTGGTAGCTGCGCTTGGCGGAGAAAAAGCCGAATAA
- a CDS encoding GNAT family N-acetyltransferase, whose protein sequence is MVIRRSEPQDMPQLTAIWLQASLHADEFLPAATWWHRQESMRKQLECGTEVWVADDENHLVGFVALKADELLELYVEPSCQRQQLAEELLGLAKQNHPVLYHRACADHADEIEFYQKQGFKIKEAHKHPVWQLEEYWMECRDA, encoded by the coding sequence ATGGTGATTCGACGCAGCGAACCACAAGATATGCCACAACTGACAGCCATCTGGTTGCAAGCGTCATTGCATGCCGATGAGTTTTTGCCAGCGGCTACCTGGTGGCACAGGCAGGAGTCGATGCGTAAGCAACTGGAGTGTGGCACAGAAGTTTGGGTTGCCGATGATGAAAATCATCTGGTGGGTTTTGTCGCTTTAAAAGCGGATGAGCTGCTGGAGCTGTATGTTGAGCCCAGTTGTCAGCGCCAGCAGTTGGCTGAGGAGTTATTGGGGCTGGCCAAACAGAACCATCCGGTGTTGTATCATCGGGCGTGTGCTGACCATGCCGATGAGATTGAGTTTTATCAAAAGCAGGGCTTTAAAATCAAAGAAGCGCATAAACATCCGGTCTGGCAATTAGAGGAATACTGGATGGAGTGCCGTGACGCTTGA
- a CDS encoding exonuclease SbcCD subunit D C-terminal domain-containing protein, with the protein MKLLHTADWHLGHRLHGHERYYEHRSFLDWLMNEIVQRDIDGLLVAGDIFDTANPSATSWQLFYQFLASLRQQRPHLNVIIIAGNHDSPSKLDAPHELLKSFDLHLIGAIERDEAGQLNCEKLAIPLKDKTGKIAAWCAAVPFLRSADLRISDEQTAGDDRLVAGVREVYQQVFAHIDTQRTAEQPILALGHAYLQSGELSELSERKILGGNQHALPLSVFDGADHVALGHLHLSQALSERVHYSGSPLPLSLAEQHYPHRVLELTVNNHQIAVTDKIRVPHTVDILRLPTQAAPLDEVLAELSALSLADLPHNQRPFLEVRVKLDKPEARLRERVLAALTDKPVRLARIHTEYTGHGLGIADQMTTVPLDSLTSREVFELCYQRQYASAPDMELVNCFEELETVLEHPAL; encoded by the coding sequence GTGAAATTACTGCATACCGCCGACTGGCATCTGGGACATCGTTTGCACGGTCATGAACGTTACTATGAGCATCGTTCATTTCTTGATTGGTTAATGAATGAGATAGTGCAACGCGATATCGATGGTTTATTGGTCGCGGGCGATATATTTGATACCGCCAATCCATCAGCAACGAGCTGGCAGCTTTTTTACCAATTTCTGGCGAGCTTACGTCAGCAACGTCCGCATCTGAATGTCATCATTATTGCTGGCAATCACGATTCACCATCAAAACTTGATGCGCCGCATGAATTACTCAAATCCTTTGATCTGCATTTAATTGGCGCGATTGAGCGCGATGAGGCCGGCCAACTTAATTGCGAAAAACTAGCGATCCCTCTGAAAGATAAAACAGGGAAAATAGCCGCCTGGTGTGCTGCTGTACCATTCCTGCGTAGTGCCGATTTACGTATTAGTGATGAACAAACTGCAGGGGATGATCGTCTGGTGGCTGGAGTCAGAGAGGTTTACCAGCAAGTTTTTGCCCATATCGATACTCAGCGTACAGCGGAACAACCCATCTTGGCATTGGGGCATGCCTATCTGCAAAGTGGCGAACTGTCGGAGTTATCGGAACGAAAGATCTTAGGCGGCAACCAGCATGCTTTGCCTCTTTCCGTGTTTGATGGTGCCGATCATGTGGCGTTAGGGCATTTGCATTTAAGCCAAGCCTTGAGTGAACGGGTTCATTATTCCGGTTCCCCGTTACCGTTATCGCTGGCGGAACAACATTACCCGCATCGGGTGCTTGAATTAACCGTCAACAATCATCAAATCGCGGTGACGGATAAGATCCGTGTACCGCATACGGTCGATATTTTGCGCCTGCCCACCCAAGCTGCACCATTAGATGAAGTTTTGGCCGAGCTGAGTGCGCTTTCACTGGCCGATTTACCGCATAACCAGCGTCCGTTTTTGGAAGTCCGTGTGAAACTCGATAAACCTGAAGCCCGTCTGCGCGAGCGGGTATTAGCGGCACTCACCGATAAGCCAGTGCGCTTGGCGCGCATTCATACCGAATATACTGGGCATGGTTTGGGCATCGCCGATCAGATGACCACTGTGCCACTCGATTCGTTGACGTCGCGGGAAGTGTTTGAACTGTGTTATCAGCGGCAATATGCCTCTGCCCCTGATATGGAACTGGTGAATTGTTTTGAAGAGTTAGAAACCGTATTGGAGCATCCGGCATTATGA